In Pochonia chlamydosporia 170 chromosome Unknown PCv3seq00008, whole genome shotgun sequence, the following proteins share a genomic window:
- a CDS encoding taurine dioxygenase (similar to Neurospora crassa OR74A XP_962844.2), whose protein sequence is MAPATIEPAVQLPIQTKSISSSKPLQTKGSLDSFESFDVTPTIGREFPKANLVEFLNAPNSDELLRDLAITISQRGVVFFRAQDNLTNDLQKELILRLGKLTGRPETSGLHIHPILNSERELGGSDPEISTISSIQHDKFYKRTEAEELSPKKQKSAQWHSDIAFEPVPADYTSLRLVQLPKTGGDTLWASGYEIYDRISEPYQKFLESLTATFQQPHFNAVAERQGFQLYDKPRGAPENVGSELKAIHPVVRTNPVTGWKSIFPVGGHVSHINGVTKEESQHLLQWFLDLVYHNHDLQVRLKWQNPNDIAIWDNRSVFHTATFDYEGQGERFGNRAVGLGERPYLDPQSTSRREALHK, encoded by the exons ATGGCTCCCGCAACAATTGAACCAGCTGTCCAGCTGCCCATCCAAACCAAgtcaatctcctcctccaaaccTCTCCAGACGAAAGGCAGCCTCGACAGCTTCGAGTCATTCGATGTTACACCCACCATCGGCCGCGAGTTCCCAAAGGCAAACCTTGTAGAATTTCTTAACGCACCCAACTCGGACGAACTCCTTCGGGACCTCGCTATCACCA TCTCCCAACGAGGTGTTGTCTTCTTCCGTGCGCAGGACAACCTCACCAATGATCTGCAGAAGGAACTAATCCTCAGACTCGGCAAACTCACTGGCCGACCTGAGACCTCTGGCTTGCATATCCACCCCATCCTCAACTCTGAGCGTGAGCTCGGTGGCAGTGATCCTGAGATCAGCACCATCAGCTCTATCCAGCATGACAAGTTCTACAAGAGGACTGAAGCCGAAGAGTTGAGCCccaagaaacaaaagtcTGCTCAGTGGCACAGCGATATTGCTTTTGAGCCTGTTCCTGCGGATTACACGTCCTTGCGTCTCGTCCAGCTTCCCAAGACTGGTGGCG ACACCCTTTGGGCATCGGGATACGAAATCTACGATAGAATCAGCGAACCGTACCAGAAGTTCCTTGAATCTCTCACCGCAACCTTTCAACAGCCTCACTTTAACGCTGTTGCTGAACGTCAAGGATTCCAGCTATACGACAAGCCGCGCGGAGCTCCAGAGAACGTTGGAAGTGAGCTCAAGGCTATTCATCCCGTAGTTCGAACCAACCCCGTCACAGGATGGAAGAGCATCTTCCCTGTCGGCGGACACGTATCGCACATTAACGGCGTGACAAAGGAGGAAAGTCAGCACCTGTTGCAGTGGTTCTTGGACCTGGTATACCACAACCACGACTTGCAGGTTCGACTTAAGTGGCAGAACCCCAACGATATCG CCATCTGGGATAACCGTAGTGTTTTCCACACTGCAACATTCGACTACGAAGGTCAGGGCGAGCGGTTCGGCAACAGGGCAGTTGGACTTGGTGAGCGGCCATACTTGGATCCTCAGAGCACTTCCAGAAGGGAAGCTCTTCACAAATAG
- a CDS encoding MFS transporter (similar to Neosartorya fischeri NRRL 181 XP_001264424.1) translates to MTTVASRFTADKGISSTSTTSLNGDIPPLGAPLKEKKSLFKRAQPVARDAIATQPSVFDDPDTAEKYHPRSDWENYHRFDPLFRWTWREEFQVIRKMDIYIMVWACIMFMALELDRANISQALTDEFLPDLHMNTNDYNLGTTVFRLSFLCAELPSQLVSKWMGPDRWIPMQISLWSIVAGSQFWLSGRNSFLATRALLGILQGGFIPDIVIYLSYFYKHTELSIRLGFFWTAMSFADILSAIFAYGLLHMRGVEGRAGWRWLFLIEGLLTLVVGILSWVLMPAGPCQTASWFRGKKGWFTEKEEKIIVNRVIREDPNKSSMHNREPVTPKLLWQSLKDYDLWPLYILGLVFQIPMIPPLQYLTLTLKGLGFGTFYSNLLTIPTTVLHVITMLGLTYLSEFLGELSLVAMLGQIWVLPFLIYMNVVNTALVNKWVVFSIFTLLLAYPNAHPIQVAWNSRNSNAVRSRTVSAACYNMFVQASATIAANIYRADDAPRYQRGNKQLLAVCCMNIVVYILTKLYYIWRNKTRDAKWESMTEEQRLEYLATTKDEGNKRLDFRFDH, encoded by the exons ATGACGACCGTTGCTAGTAGATTCACAGCCGATAAAGGCATTTCAAGTACTTCGACTACATCCCTAAATGGAGATATCCCACCACTAGGTGCGCctttgaaggagaagaaatcCCTTTTCAAACGGGCTCAGCCAGTGGCCAGGGACGCAATCGCTACTCAG CCCAGCGTATTCGACGATCCAGATACTGCAGAAAAGTATCACCCCCGATCAGATTG GGAAAACTATCATAGATTTGACCCCTTATTCCGATGGACATGGCGCGAAGAATTCCAAGTTATCAGAAAGATGGATATATACATCATGGTGTGGGCATGCATAATGTTCATGGCATTGGAACTTGACCGCGCCAATATCTCACAAGCCCTCACAGACGAGTTTCTCCCTGACTTGCACATGAACACCAATG ATTATAACCTGGGAACGACCGTATTCAGACTAAGTTTCCTCTGCGCAGAACTTCCATCGCAACTAGTTTCGAAATGGATGGGCCCCGATCGCTGGATTCCAATGCAAATCAGTCTTTGGAGTATCGTGGCAGGAAGCCAGTTTTGGCTTTCGGGTCGAAACTCGTTTCTCGCAACTAGAGCTTTGCTAGGTATACTGCAAGGCGGATTCATTCCTGAT ATCGTCATTTACCTCTCGTACTTTTATAAACACACCGAACTCTCCATACGGTTAGGCTTCTTTTGGACGGCCATGAGTTTTGCAGATATTTTGTCGGCTATATTTGCATATGGCCTCTTGCACATGCGTGGCGTGGAGGGCAGGGCAGGCTGGCGGTGGCTCTTCCTAATCGAG GGTCTATTGACGCTAGTGGTTGGCATCCTGTCgtgggtgttgatgccagcCGGGCCATGCCAGACCGCAAGTTGGTTCAGAGGGAAGAAGGGCTGGTTCACGGAAAA GGAGGAGAAGATTATCGTCAACCGCGTGATTAGAGAAGACCCAAACAAGAGCTCGATGCACAATCGCGAGCCTGTGACGCCAAAGCTACTGTGGCAGAGTCTCAAAGACTATGACTTGTG GCCATTGTATATACTTGGATTGGTCTTTCAGATTCCAATGATACCACCTCTCCAATATCTCACTCTGACGCTCAAGGGACTCGGCTTCGGAACCTTTTACTCCAATCTATTGACCATCCCGACAACAGTTCTCCACG TCATCACCATGCTAGGATTGACCTACCTCAGCGAATTCCTGGGCGAACTCAGCCTTGTAGCGATGCTAGGACAAATATGGGTGCTGCCCTTCCTCATATACATGAATGTTGTGAATACCGCACTGGTCAATAAATGGGTCGTCTTTTCTATATTCACTTTACTGCTGGCCTATCCGAACG CGCACCCCATCCAAGTCGCTTGGAACTCACGCAACTCCAACGCCGTACGGTCCCGCACCGTCTCCGCAGCATGCTACAATATGTTTGTGCAAGCGAGTGCAACCATTGCCGCGAATATATACCGAGCAG ATGACGCGCCGCGCTACCAGCGTGGTAACAAGCAACTCCTTGCAGTGTGCTGCATGAACATTGTGGTGTATATACTCACAAAGCTATACTACATATGGAGAAATAAGACCCGAGACGCTAAATGGGAGAGTATGACCGAGGAGCAGAGGTTGGAATATCTTGCTACCACAAAGGATGAGGGCAACAAGAGGCTTGACTTCCGATTTGATCACTAG